The region GTTTCTTCGGATCATGTTCTTTTCTTTGGTTTTTGTTTCTTGTACGAATAAAAACACTGAACAGAAAACAGAGGAAAAACCTTTGCCAGTCAAAGTAATGAAGATTTCTGAGACTGAAATAAACAAAACCATGGAACTACCAGCTATAGCTGAAAGTTGGGAAAAGGTTCATCTCGTTCCCTCTTCACCAGGAAAGATTATTAAGTTATATGTAAATGTGGGACAGTTTGTGCAACAAGGTCAACAGGTAGCTCTTATGGATCCTACTCAGTTTTTAAGTACACAATTGCAGTTCGAACAACTCACTAGAGATAAGCTTCGTATGGATTCCCTTCATAAGTTGGGTGCTATTTCTGATCAACAATATGAGCAATTCCTTACATCATATCACGTGGCTCAAAACAATTATAATTATTTGCGAGATAACGTGTATTTGAAAGCACCAATTTCTGGCATTGTTACAGCTAAATATTACAACGAAGGAGAAATGTTCTCTGCAGCACCTAATACGAAGGAAGGAAAAGCAGCCCTCATTACCATCGAACAAATTTCGCCTATTAAAATCAATGTTGATGTTACAGAATCCAATTTGCCATACATTTCTA is a window of Bacteroidales bacterium DNA encoding:
- a CDS encoding efflux RND transporter periplasmic adaptor subunit, giving the protein MKKSFLRIMFFSLVFVSCTNKNTEQKTEEKPLPVKVMKISETEINKTMELPAIAESWEKVHLVPSSPGKIIKLYVNVGQFVQQGQQVALMDPTQFLSTQLQFEQLTRDKLRMDSLHKLGAISDQQYEQFLTSYHVAQNNYNYLRDNVYLKAPISGIVTAKYYNEGEMFSAAPNTKEGKAALITIEQISPIKINVDVTESNLPYISTKTNVRVSFPSLSDKSFSAQINKIYPTIDPLSRTCRVEISLPNSQNKIKPGMYAVVSIELGKVKGFLIPSIAIQKLQGTAKHYVFKNDKGIARQVFIEKGRTIDNQTEIFSTELNENDEIIIVGQEKVVDGTKINVVK